ATGAATTGCCTACAGTGCTTTTGGGATTACGCACCGCACTCCGCCCCAACGGAAAATTTAGCCCGGCAATGATGACATACGGAACAACACTCCGTTTACCCTCTGATTTCATCATCCCGACGGCTAAGTTAAGTCATGAGGAAAATGACTACATTCGTCGGCTTATGGACACCATGGCATCGCTCAAGTCTACATCTTGCTCTAACAGTACTGGACGAGAGCCGTTCGTGCACAAAGACCTGGCAACGTGCACACATGTTTTCGTGCGAAACGATCAAGTTGTTCCTCCGCTGACTCCGCCCTACGACGGCCCTTACGAAGTTATCAAGCGTTACGACAAGTACTTTAAGATCAAGTTACCACTTCGTTCAGCTGTGATATCGCTAGACAGGCTTAAGCCAGCCTACATCTGCACTGAAACGATCGAGGAGACAGCCGACCTTAGTTTTCGACAGTCTAACCAGCCCCACGTCACCAGATCCGGGAGAGTGGTAAAACCAAATGTACGCTTCGCTTGAGGGGGAGTGATGTGGGATCTACCCACATAACCACATATCGCTGTTAAGCATGCGAACTGGCTACAGTGGGTGCAATCTCACACCGCGTACATGGAGCGCAAAATGTCTGTCCAATCGAACAAACCAAGACGGTACGTGGCGTGCTCACCGGCATCGGACTTGACGTGCAATCAGCCATCGGCGCGCTGAGGCGCGCATATTTATAGTGTGCGAGCGAGCGCGCTATAGGTTCGTGCGAGAGATGGACTGCTGCCCCGCGCTCTCATTGGTTGTGTCGATCTTACTGGCGTTAAGCAATTGGTATAAATATAGGGCACCTGTGtcaataaatcattcattattaatccGAGCTTCGAGTTTCATTCGTCTCCAACAATTACCACATTCATTCTGTGTCCCTACAAATGTGattgtaataagtataatgtacttatgtatttttaatataaatacgaagCACAAAAATGTTCGGATAGTACGCATTTCGAATTACGTGTTAAACAGTAAAAAGAGTGACAATAGTTGGAGAatcaattaatgaatatataattttgtgaaaataaattaattccgcATGTCTGTGCTTTGCACCTAGCCTCATAACTCAGACAACTGGCATTGTAGGCGTCGACGCGCGACTGCCATATCCAATACAGTAGCTTATATTATTAAGACATTTATGTATTTTGCACACTACCGATACGTTTAATGTGAACCGAGTACTTATTAAAAGGATTCCGAATTAAAGATCCgtattttaaaactaacttaACTAAAGTATAGCAACAGTTTACTTAAGTAtaggtttctttttttaaagataCAGTGGTTCGATAAGCAAATCGTAGTAATTTATTGGCCTTCGAAATTGTAATGTTCACAAAAAGATAATTCTGATCATCAAAGATTATTCTGAGAtcctttattgattttttacgcTCAAGCATGTGATTGTTTCAATACATGTAAAAAAAGTTGATCTTACTGTGTTTTTTAGTAAaggaaatacaaaaatacctacttatcgacattcaaatatatattagtaAGACAGCACCATTGcgattttgtgttttaaattctCTTCGAAATTTAATGAGAACCGTGCAACAATTATATAGTATCATTATGCACGCACACAAGGCTAAGCAGAATTACGCAGGGACAGCCTACCTATGACACAGCTGTCTAGCACACTAGCCcataaaacaaatagttttataaataaatttacatatttctatatgtatattgaactagcttttgaactagatttttaaaaaagtcacgctatatattttcccgggagcctatgttcttcccagggtctcaaactgtctccatgccaaatttcatcttaatactttttttgagtttaacacgttcaggcagactgatgcagcgggggactttgttttataatatattttcgtagaactttttaagagaacCAATCCCgccatacatcattgttgcataactttaaccgtttacgcagcgcacgcaacggaagctctcaaaactaattaatGTTCCCCTTTTTTGcgacatgtttcattactgctccgctcctattggtcatagcttgatgatatatagtctatagtaCTCCAGGCTAgaaggctatccaacacaaaaagaatttcagttcgaaccggtagttcctgagataagtgcgttcaaacaaacaaacaaacaaactcttcaactttataaaatagtatatagatgacattaacattttacttatttaaacgaaattataaaaataatacactgtCCATCACTGGCGCTACAAATATACCTAAACATTTTTCGAATTGTGACTTATGGTAAtcaataatagatggcgctaataATTCGtctaaaaaagtataaaagactCTGTGTCTATGTGCAATGCTTTCCCGCCATTCGACGATTTGTGAGCTAAccattctataattattttagagtatCGCCTCTTGTACGaatttatatattgaataccctcacaaaaaatTTGTTCTCATCGTAATTATCATAagtatcaatattttaacatggATGTTTCCGATATTACTAAAGTAGCAAGCAGAAAGAGAATGAGTGAAGACGCTGAAAAATTACGCGACAAAATATCTCGTGAAActgcaaaaattataaaattgaaggTATTTACAGTTGTCATTACTCTGTTAGTAAAAtgattaaggtggtagctcaaggtccattttcatacattttgtttcggctttaatctgagtaactaaacaagtattggcaagtaaagaatttaaattcacgtctagttagtgattagttctcgcagttgaaagaaaaatgtaaaaataattaataatcatggatatttctgcctttaaaatttcgtcatattaaattctaacttgaactaatcactaactagacgtgaatttaaattctttacttgccaatacttgtttagttacccagattaaagccgaaacaaaatgtatgaaaatggacgttgagctaccaccttaatattactattttactacGAAAACTCAATTTTACAAAcgtaagtttatttgtttgtacttTTTTAGGTCGCACAGGACACAGCATATTGGGATTTGAAGGAAAAGCTTCAGCAAGTGGAATCCAATCATGAGCGATTGCAGCAGAACATGGTGGAAGTCCAGATGCAGCACGAGACAACATCTGGCCAGTACGAGGACGAACTGCGCCTGAGACCCGAGATCCTAAACAAGTGAGTAGAGTGGCATGGCGTGTCATGACACCAAAGGACAGTGCCCGTCCTCCGGGCTGACCAACGATGTTGGCCTGGACTAGTCGTCAGGTCAGGGAACCTAAATTAGTTAATGTTAACTgatggtgggatatattttatatgctccCGAACAGTGACCACCATTCACAAGGTTTTGAAATGCGCCATAGCAGCCCACGTAGTATATAGCGTTCTGGATTAGCCCGCCCCACTTCACTTATCGCGTCAGGAGCAGGGCACCACTTGGCTATGCCTGAAAAAAGAAACCATATTTTCtgaaaaaaacaatagtaatgTGCCTCTAAACGGCTatagccttgttgggtgtggaacggactgccaagacgaatgtccgcaggttcaaatcccaagggcacacacctctgacttttctaaaatcatgtgtgtattctttgtgaatttatcgttcgctttaacggtgaaggaaaacatcgtgaggaaacctgcacatctgagaagttctctataggaatttcgaaggtgtgtgaagtctaccaatccgcactaggccagcgtggtggactaaggcttaattcctctcagtagtagaggaggcccgtgctcagcagtgggcaagtatataatacagggctgatattattattattattatttaatgtgccTCTAACACGCCATCCATTGCTGGCCTTATTTGTGCTCCTTTTCTGGAAACCACCGGCTCAGACGTTGACGCCAGCCACCCCTGGTGTAAGTGGTGGGGTCACTTCGGTTTAGGTAGGTATGTATGATGTGTGTCAGACTGGGCGGCACGCGGGCGCTGTGCGAGGTGCTGGAGGAGTacgggcggcgcgtgcgcgcgggcgcgcgcgccgccgacCGCGCCGCGCTGGCGCTGGCGAGCCGCGCCGCCGCGGGGCGCGTGCGCCGCCTCGCGCAACACGCGCGCCAGCACGCCGCGCTGCACGACCAGCGTGAGTGTCCGACGCCCGCACGCCTACCTCCTTCGTATCATTCACTATATTTTAAACGGCAGTAGTAAACGCAGGTGTAGCAGTGACAACA
The nucleotide sequence above comes from Manduca sexta isolate Smith_Timp_Sample1 unplaced genomic scaffold, JHU_Msex_v1.0 HiC_scaffold_3199, whole genome shotgun sequence. Encoded proteins:
- the LOC119192802 gene encoding uncharacterized protein LOC119192802, whose amino-acid sequence is MDVSDITKVASRKRMSEDAEKLRDKISRETAKIIKLKVAQDTAYWDLKEKLQQVESNHERLQQNMVEVQMQHETTSGQYEDELRLRPEILNKLGGTRALCEVLEEYGRRVRAGARAADRAALALASRAAAGRVRRLAQHARQHAALHDQQNFILHD